A region of Pontiella agarivorans DNA encodes the following proteins:
- a CDS encoding sulfatase family protein: MKKSMLFVVLALLTGIDPAFSASDRPNIVVILADDVGSGDISFYRNKFMDGKPVFETPNIDALAENGMWFTDGHSSTSLCAPTRYAIMSGKNNYRSFAPWGVWNSFHEGAIKKGDTTLGTVARDGGYATGFIGKWHLGLNFKKRNGEGFYRGSDKDDKVVNADMTQVAYGGPIDMGFEYSYALPTGVQGPLYLAYENEKWAPFEEGVSEIICFNEENGWDPETVTEADKKGVGAKGVLTISDKGPGMGDSRWDTSRIPDIISSKAVGFINQHANKKPFFLYYCSPEAHRPHIPPAEMDGVKIRGTLASRHMECIKVLDLEVKRIVDALKANGVFENTLIFFMTDNGGLTWNVPGTMESGHRPSGNYRGAKSAPHEGGHRVPFVAHWPKYIKPGQLSGELVVTHDLMATVARIVGTELRDEDTLDSTNILPLLLGQAFKPRDFLAWQSGATFEVMYREGPWKLIIQSNHELSKWDPIELYNLESNPNESPKKNLINHPEYKARAEKMFEKYVKIRKSGVRTAPVNF; encoded by the coding sequence ATGAAAAAAAGTATGTTATTTGTTGTCCTTGCGCTGTTAACAGGAATTGATCCGGCTTTTTCAGCTTCGGATCGGCCGAATATTGTTGTGATTCTGGCGGATGATGTAGGTTCCGGGGATATCAGTTTTTACCGCAATAAATTTATGGATGGGAAACCGGTTTTTGAAACGCCGAATATTGATGCACTGGCGGAAAACGGCATGTGGTTTACGGATGGCCATTCCTCCACCTCGCTCTGCGCACCGACGCGCTACGCGATTATGAGTGGAAAAAACAACTACCGTTCCTTTGCGCCCTGGGGCGTTTGGAATTCGTTTCATGAAGGGGCCATAAAAAAAGGCGACACCACGCTTGGCACTGTGGCGCGCGACGGCGGGTATGCCACCGGGTTTATCGGGAAATGGCACCTGGGCCTGAATTTCAAAAAACGGAACGGCGAAGGCTTTTATCGGGGCAGTGATAAAGACGATAAAGTTGTGAATGCCGATATGACGCAGGTGGCTTACGGCGGCCCGATCGATATGGGATTCGAGTATAGTTATGCGCTGCCGACCGGAGTTCAGGGGCCGCTTTATCTCGCCTATGAAAATGAGAAATGGGCTCCGTTTGAAGAGGGCGTTTCAGAAATCATCTGCTTCAACGAAGAGAACGGTTGGGATCCTGAAACGGTGACTGAAGCGGATAAAAAGGGCGTTGGAGCAAAAGGGGTTCTTACGATCTCGGACAAAGGGCCGGGGATGGGGGATTCCCGCTGGGATACCTCGCGCATTCCCGATATTATTTCGAGCAAAGCGGTGGGTTTCATCAATCAGCATGCCAATAAAAAACCGTTCTTTCTCTACTACTGCAGTCCCGAAGCGCACCGCCCGCATATTCCGCCGGCCGAGATGGACGGCGTGAAAATTCGCGGAACACTGGCGTCGCGTCATATGGAATGCATCAAGGTGCTGGACCTTGAAGTGAAGCGTATTGTGGATGCACTGAAGGCCAACGGAGTATTTGAAAATACGCTGATCTTTTTTATGACCGATAACGGTGGTTTGACCTGGAACGTTCCGGGAACCATGGAGTCCGGACACCGTCCGAGCGGCAACTATCGCGGAGCGAAAAGTGCACCGCATGAAGGGGGACACCGGGTTCCGTTTGTTGCGCATTGGCCGAAATATATCAAGCCCGGGCAGCTTTCCGGGGAGCTGGTGGTTACGCACGATCTGATGGCTACGGTAGCCCGGATTGTCGGAACAGAGCTGCGCGATGAGGATACGCTGGATTCCACTAATATTCTGCCGCTTCTGCTGGGTCAGGCGTTTAAACCACGCGATTTTCTGGCCTGGCAGTCGGGGGCCACGTTTGAAGTGATGTATCGGGAAGGCCCATGGAAACTGATTATCCAGAGCAATCATGAGCTGAGCAAATGGGATCCGATCGAACTGTATAATCTGGAGTCCAATCCGAATGAAAGTCCGAAAAAAAATCTGATCAACCATCCGGAATACAAAGCGCGTGCAGAGAAAATGTTTGAAAAGTATGTGAAAATTCGAAAGAGCGGCGTGCGCACAGCACCGGTTAATTTTTAA
- a CDS encoding sulfatase family protein — MKKWIILFLVVSGAVLSGSAAKRKPNVVIFYTDDQPMDSFGFINGKAHTPNIDQLAQSGTYFSRAYATSSVCSPSRYSALTGQYASRCQSPQFRKEISTEGVTKVLWNMGMEEGQWNFPRVMQANGYKTGMVGKWHVGSSGKHGYRKSVPNNDPKDPAVIEVLKYNQEYYCKDIAEFGFDYVGAAFHGNPNDDPNLVKTGCNVHVPEWQTMHALNFIEENKDEPFVLYYASTLLHVPDCTADLKKDPRLTPLGWMDEPIAPGVLPPREDVLRRAREAGVPESENGKLIAATWLDDVVGAVQHKLKELGLDDNTLVIYFNDNSTDDQGKGSCYQGGAHVPMMVNLPGVVKPGERKELVANIDIAPTIFDFCGVTPPEDMVLDGASLMPLCRGENVSDWRDAMFLEIGITRAVVTDDNFKYLAFRVPESYTNRPKEEILKEHRESLANIHKMFPWTKKMWHEEENPRYMHMGMAPGGHHMERFQLYLNHPPFEKNYFDPDQLYDLNRDPRETTNLAENPEYQAKLQKMQKKLSRLLADVPGTFAELKPEE, encoded by the coding sequence ATGAAAAAATGGATAATTCTTTTTCTGGTTGTTTCGGGCGCGGTTCTTTCGGGAAGTGCGGCTAAACGAAAACCCAACGTGGTTATCTTCTACACCGATGATCAGCCGATGGATTCATTCGGGTTCATTAACGGGAAAGCGCATACCCCGAATATTGATCAGCTGGCGCAGAGCGGGACGTATTTTTCGCGAGCGTATGCCACCAGCAGTGTGTGTTCCCCGAGTCGTTATTCGGCTTTGACGGGCCAGTATGCCAGCCGTTGTCAGTCTCCGCAGTTCCGAAAGGAAATCAGTACTGAAGGGGTAACAAAAGTGCTGTGGAATATGGGAATGGAAGAAGGGCAGTGGAACTTTCCGCGGGTCATGCAGGCTAATGGTTATAAGACCGGTATGGTTGGAAAATGGCATGTCGGATCCAGCGGAAAACATGGTTATCGCAAATCGGTTCCGAATAATGATCCGAAAGATCCGGCAGTTATTGAGGTGCTGAAATATAATCAGGAATACTACTGCAAAGACATTGCCGAATTCGGGTTTGATTATGTCGGTGCGGCGTTTCACGGAAATCCAAACGATGATCCGAACCTGGTGAAAACCGGGTGTAATGTGCATGTGCCGGAGTGGCAGACCATGCATGCACTGAACTTTATCGAGGAAAATAAGGATGAGCCGTTTGTCCTCTACTATGCCTCCACCCTGCTGCACGTTCCGGATTGTACGGCCGATCTGAAAAAAGATCCGCGTCTGACGCCGCTGGGCTGGATGGATGAGCCGATTGCTCCGGGAGTTCTGCCGCCGCGTGAAGATGTGCTGCGTCGGGCCCGTGAAGCCGGTGTTCCGGAAAGCGAGAACGGAAAGCTGATTGCCGCCACCTGGCTGGATGATGTGGTCGGAGCCGTGCAGCATAAGCTGAAAGAGCTGGGGCTGGATGATAATACGCTGGTGATTTACTTTAACGACAATAGTACGGATGACCAGGGCAAAGGATCCTGTTACCAGGGGGGCGCACATGTGCCGATGATGGTGAATCTGCCCGGTGTTGTAAAACCGGGAGAACGAAAAGAGCTGGTGGCTAATATTGATATTGCGCCGACGATTTTTGATTTCTGCGGCGTTACTCCGCCGGAAGATATGGTGCTGGACGGTGCGAGCCTGATGCCGCTTTGCCGGGGTGAAAATGTAAGCGACTGGCGGGACGCCATGTTCCTGGAAATCGGAATTACCCGTGCGGTGGTAACCGACGACAATTTCAAGTATCTTGCATTCCGCGTTCCGGAGAGCTACACGAATCGACCGAAGGAAGAGATTCTGAAAGAACATCGGGAGTCTCTGGCGAACATTCATAAGATGTTTCCCTGGACGAAGAAAATGTGGCATGAGGAAGAAAATCCAAGATACATGCACATGGGCATGGCCCCGGGCGGCCACCATATGGAACGTTTTCAGCTCTATCTGAACCATCCGCCGTTTGAAAAAAATTATTTTGATCCGGATCAGCTTTACGACCTTAACCGCGATCCACGTGAAACCACGAATCTGGCGGAAAATCCGGAATATCAGGCCAAGCTCCAGAAAATGCAGAAGAAACTCAGCCGACTGCTGGCTGATGTTCCGGGAACATTTGCGGAGCTGAAACCGGAAGAATAA
- a CDS encoding sulfatase-like hydrolase/transferase: MKKKISVLLFSGICIAAAYAAEKRPNVLWIVTDDQRPDSLACFNRAVYGTDESPLGYVESPNVDALADEGVLFTRAICNSPACGPSRGSMHSGRYPFRNGHYQFELTHQFPDFVKPIIHQTLRKNGYSTAVFGKSDSYIYTEVGKYVTAGLFGTKVHFKHDLQANGFGDIYAGGYSPDGTTEKVMYPDGSIREYFLKRNSGALTEEDIAERRKTDKEFDILRADTEGFYSKKLIYGGVNPQPDDKTIDAYIVKEFKSYLDHADTEYSTCFGRKQQGVPTAKPAMTEIGFRLPHTPVLPPKSFRDRFQKKSYRVPEFSNDEVEKLPPQLQQLSRGMKVLGTPEDISANRAYTPEKFQQAVQDYYAFCAHGDQLIGEAVKEFKKYCAENKRDYLIIYTVGDHGWQLGEQGIETKFSPWRESVHNAAIVVSSDKTKFPAGKVYDGIVEYVDFMPTILAAAGVDIHDPQYDYMDGYDLAEVLSGKAVKREYALGEMNLIYGPRAYMRSEDFAFSMRTRPNNGKPQEGNLNKDIKWALECPVEKAELALYDLRRDPLERNNVANDPHYRELAAWFRQKLGNIVLGDGRVECDWNQKNSYKISTFAKGADDKKLDIPAEIVPAL; this comes from the coding sequence ATGAAGAAAAAAATCAGTGTATTGCTTTTCAGTGGAATATGTATTGCGGCGGCTTATGCCGCGGAGAAAAGACCGAATGTGCTGTGGATTGTGACGGATGACCAGCGGCCCGATTCGCTGGCCTGTTTTAACCGGGCGGTCTATGGAACCGATGAAAGTCCGCTGGGCTATGTGGAGTCGCCGAATGTGGATGCGCTGGCTGACGAAGGGGTGCTGTTTACACGCGCCATCTGCAACTCGCCGGCCTGCGGTCCGTCGCGCGGTTCCATGCACAGCGGGCGCTATCCATTCCGCAACGGGCATTATCAGTTTGAACTGACGCATCAGTTTCCGGATTTTGTGAAACCGATCATTCATCAGACGCTGCGCAAGAACGGCTACAGCACGGCGGTATTCGGTAAGTCGGATTCCTACATTTACACCGAAGTCGGTAAATATGTGACGGCCGGACTGTTCGGGACTAAAGTTCATTTTAAACACGATCTGCAGGCAAACGGTTTCGGCGATATTTATGCCGGAGGATATAGCCCGGACGGAACCACGGAAAAAGTAATGTATCCCGATGGCAGTATTCGGGAATATTTCCTTAAACGGAATTCGGGCGCGCTGACCGAAGAGGATATTGCGGAGCGCAGAAAGACGGATAAGGAATTTGATATTCTCCGCGCTGATACGGAAGGGTTTTACAGCAAAAAGCTGATCTATGGCGGGGTTAATCCGCAACCGGATGATAAGACGATTGACGCCTATATTGTTAAGGAATTCAAAAGCTATCTGGATCATGCCGATACGGAATACTCCACCTGTTTCGGCCGGAAACAGCAAGGCGTTCCAACGGCAAAGCCGGCGATGACGGAAATCGGTTTCCGCCTGCCGCATACGCCGGTGCTTCCGCCGAAATCCTTCCGCGATCGTTTTCAGAAAAAGAGTTATCGGGTACCGGAATTCAGTAATGATGAAGTTGAAAAACTTCCGCCGCAACTGCAGCAGCTTTCGCGGGGCATGAAGGTGCTGGGGACTCCGGAGGATATTTCAGCGAACCGGGCTTATACCCCCGAAAAATTCCAGCAGGCCGTGCAGGACTATTATGCATTCTGTGCGCATGGAGATCAATTGATCGGAGAGGCCGTAAAAGAGTTCAAAAAATACTGTGCTGAAAATAAAAGGGATTACCTGATTATTTATACGGTCGGGGACCACGGCTGGCAGCTGGGCGAACAGGGGATTGAGACCAAGTTCAGCCCGTGGCGTGAATCGGTTCATAACGCGGCGATTGTGGTGTCGTCCGATAAAACCAAATTTCCGGCGGGCAAGGTGTATGACGGTATCGTGGAATATGTCGATTTCATGCCGACTATCCTCGCGGCTGCCGGCGTGGATATCCACGATCCGCAGTATGATTATATGGATGGTTACGATCTGGCGGAAGTGCTGTCGGGGAAAGCCGTTAAACGTGAATATGCACTGGGCGAAATGAACCTGATTTATGGGCCGCGTGCTTATATGCGGTCGGAGGATTTTGCATTTTCGATGCGTACCCGTCCGAATAACGGCAAGCCGCAGGAAGGGAATCTGAACAAAGATATCAAATGGGCTCTGGAGTGTCCGGTGGAGAAAGCCGAGCTGGCACTGTACGATCTGCGCAGGGATCCGCTGGAACGCAACAACGTGGCGAATGATCCGCACTATCGTGAGCTTGCGGCCTGGTTCCGTCAGAAACTGGGAAATATTGTGCTGGGCGACGGCCGGGTGGAATGCGACTGGAATCAGAAAAACAGTTATAAAATCAGCACCTTTGCGAAAGGCGCGGATGATAAAAAACTCGATATTCCGGCCGAAATTGTGCCTGCACTTTAA
- a CDS encoding DNA-binding transcriptional regulator — MPSIKKVMMIQSNYDTETHKGIARAAQELGWHLNVSMMNAFQIPKHWKGDGIICSMDNNRQLEEFIRNAGLPCVDLSEWRSDLHLPRVSADNKRIGQMAAEHFRAFGHHSFAYISYRQHPVSEARYQGFKKELIENGIAAPSRLVGRHSQDEIMQWLDTLAKPSSILAYNDVDAAWLLSNCMEAGYRVPEDFAILGVDNNLLICEHQPVPLSSINHDHERIGYEGAQLLAQIMNGIPPKQGIIYIEPAGITQRASTNALATNDPLVRQAMSYLIENLRHAIGTPEIAAELGVSRRTLEQRFRATLGSSIHRKLTEQRLKKAENLLCTSQHSVEEIAALCGFCHAPHLSRVFKKEYGLPPLAYRKANTP; from the coding sequence ATGCCTTCCATTAAAAAAGTGATGATGATCCAGAGTAATTACGACACCGAAACCCATAAGGGAATCGCGCGGGCGGCACAGGAACTTGGATGGCACCTTAATGTCAGCATGATGAATGCATTCCAGATTCCGAAACACTGGAAAGGCGACGGCATTATCTGTTCAATGGATAACAACAGACAGCTCGAGGAATTTATCCGAAATGCCGGTCTGCCCTGCGTGGATCTCTCTGAATGGCGGTCCGATCTTCACCTACCGCGGGTTTCGGCCGATAACAAACGTATCGGTCAGATGGCGGCCGAACACTTCCGGGCCTTCGGCCACCATTCGTTCGCCTACATCAGCTATCGGCAGCATCCCGTTTCTGAAGCACGCTATCAGGGCTTTAAAAAAGAGCTCATCGAAAACGGAATTGCCGCGCCGTCCCGATTGGTCGGCCGCCACTCCCAGGACGAAATTATGCAGTGGCTTGACACCCTGGCCAAACCGAGCTCCATCCTCGCCTATAACGACGTGGACGCCGCATGGCTGTTGAGCAACTGCATGGAAGCCGGCTACCGCGTACCTGAAGATTTTGCCATTCTCGGAGTCGACAACAATCTGCTGATCTGCGAACACCAGCCCGTTCCGCTTTCCAGTATCAACCACGATCACGAACGTATCGGCTACGAAGGCGCCCAACTGCTTGCACAGATCATGAACGGCATCCCGCCCAAACAGGGCATCATCTATATCGAACCCGCCGGAATCACCCAGCGCGCCAGCACCAATGCACTCGCGACCAACGATCCCCTGGTCCGGCAGGCCATGAGTTATCTCATCGAAAACCTGCGTCACGCCATCGGAACCCCGGAAATCGCCGCTGAGCTGGGCGTCTCACGTCGTACGCTGGAACAACGTTTCCGCGCAACACTCGGCAGCAGCATTCACCGCAAGCTGACCGAACAGCGTCTTAAAAAAGCCGAAAACCTGCTCTGCACCAGCCAGCACAGCGTCGAGGAAATTGCCGCGCTCTGCGGCTTCTGTCACGCCCCCCACCTCAGCCGGGTGTTCAAAAAAGAATACGGCCTTCCCCCGCTCGCCTACCGCAAAGCCAACACGCCCTGA
- a CDS encoding glycoside hydrolase family protein: MNNMIEETFSDFSKRLCGIGRILDDPDYNVWGCSPIYGPDGKVHVFYSRWKNEAAHQGWISCSEIAHAVADHPAGPYKTVDVAVTGRGGDWWDAMTCHNPTVHEVDGKYVLFYMGNSDGTAATKRVGMATSDSLDGPWKRSDQPIIEPDPDPGAWNSMITSNPAFLRHPNGQYWLYYKSWCVTDREKDIRENDWRNTYRRYGLAIAKSLDGPWEKQGGPILDLRRVVEDAQSEDAYVWYEDGMFKMLMRDMGYWNHQYGLYFESADGIRWGEPQVGYLQAHHYLKEPPTGNRLDDRFERPQLLMRHGKPEYLFAAIRGGKYRTSSAAVLKVGTDRSTSTGYIQ; encoded by the coding sequence ATGAACAACATGATTGAAGAGACCTTTTCAGATTTCAGTAAGCGTCTGTGCGGCATCGGGCGTATTCTGGATGATCCGGATTATAATGTCTGGGGCTGTTCGCCGATTTACGGGCCGGACGGAAAGGTGCACGTATTTTATTCGCGTTGGAAAAACGAAGCGGCGCATCAGGGCTGGATCAGCTGCAGTGAGATTGCCCATGCGGTTGCGGATCATCCGGCCGGGCCCTATAAAACCGTGGATGTTGCCGTGACGGGGCGCGGCGGTGACTGGTGGGATGCCATGACCTGTCACAATCCGACCGTTCATGAAGTCGACGGAAAATATGTGCTGTTTTATATGGGGAATTCGGATGGAACGGCGGCCACGAAACGCGTCGGGATGGCGACGTCTGATTCGCTGGACGGTCCGTGGAAACGGTCGGATCAACCGATTATTGAGCCGGACCCGGATCCCGGGGCCTGGAATTCCATGATCACATCCAATCCGGCTTTTCTACGCCATCCGAACGGCCAGTATTGGCTGTATTATAAATCGTGGTGTGTAACCGACCGGGAAAAGGATATCCGGGAAAATGACTGGCGCAACACCTATCGCCGGTATGGACTGGCTATCGCCAAAAGTCTTGACGGTCCTTGGGAAAAACAGGGCGGTCCGATTCTTGATCTTCGCCGTGTGGTTGAAGATGCCCAGAGCGAGGATGCCTATGTCTGGTATGAAGACGGAATGTTTAAAATGCTGATGCGTGATATGGGGTACTGGAATCACCAGTATGGACTCTATTTTGAATCGGCTGACGGGATCCGCTGGGGCGAACCGCAGGTCGGTTATCTGCAGGCGCATCACTATCTGAAAGAACCGCCGACGGGCAACAGACTGGATGATCGCTTTGAGCGCCCGCAGTTACTGATGCGCCATGGAAAACCGGAATATCTTTTCGCAGCCATTCGCGGGGGAAAATACAGAACATCGTCGGCTGCAGTTTTAAAGGTCGGTACGGATAGATCAACTTCAACGGGGTATATTCAATGA
- a CDS encoding sugar-binding domain-containing protein has translation MSSRKKVSLNGAWKFVKQGFAGGAAIELDESDERVAWRTVQVPHDWSVESPFSQDFDGATGWLPGGEGWYRKTFQALKTDVTYLHFDGIYNNATVYVNGQKIGFHPYGYSPFYYDISEQVVEGENLIAVRVDHSRYCDSRWYTGSGIYRNVELVGTSKIHIPVWGTFVTTPEISDEKAAVQIQVEVLNPEGAVLTTSIFDPNGNQVAEGAIEASAETFQTLEVLKPRRWDVDAPNLYKAITAISREGKTVDEYTTVFGIRTFRFDVNEGFFLNGRNLKIKGVCLHHDAGCVGAAVPKDVWRRRFEILKKGGCNAVRIAHNPGSEEFISLCDEMGLLVQEEFFDEWDYPKDKRLNQNERHDDYITRGYTEHFQEWAERDLNDVIRAHRNHPSIIQWSIGNEIEWTYPRNAEATGFFGMKATGNYFWTTPPNSPEEIDHELATLPRGKYDIGETALKLSKWTKEMDTTRPVIANCILPSASYRSGYADALNIIGFSYRRVMYDYGHENYPDLPLMGCENLGQWHEWKAVMERPFVAGTFLWIGIDYLGECAGRWPMRSKRSGLLNSAGFEKGSYHMMKTLWCDEPHVHLTTQTLEKSPYIFDAATGFIGEEDSEAWKTKTWFWHDVNTHWNYADGEMIAVEVYSNCASVELFLNGESLGVKHLKDFDDRIYKWAVPYTAGTLEARAADASDRLKTAGAPSAVILEVDGCHVIARLVDAQGIPVKAEEYEIRFEVNGGGRILGIDNGSCYSTQPFQSDRVVTDQGRCLLVVEGTVSVRALVDELNLSAGPVEVNAVQ, from the coding sequence ATGAGCAGTAGAAAAAAGGTATCACTGAACGGAGCTTGGAAATTTGTAAAACAGGGGTTTGCCGGAGGAGCGGCGATTGAGCTGGACGAGTCTGACGAGCGTGTGGCATGGCGCACGGTGCAGGTGCCGCATGACTGGAGCGTGGAATCGCCGTTCAGTCAGGATTTCGACGGGGCCACCGGCTGGCTTCCCGGTGGAGAAGGCTGGTACCGGAAAACGTTTCAAGCGCTGAAAACCGACGTGACCTATCTGCATTTTGACGGAATTTACAACAATGCGACGGTGTATGTGAACGGGCAGAAGATCGGTTTTCATCCCTATGGATATTCACCGTTCTATTATGATATTTCAGAGCAGGTGGTTGAGGGGGAGAATCTGATTGCGGTGCGGGTGGATCATTCGCGTTACTGCGACAGCCGCTGGTACACCGGGTCGGGCATCTACCGCAATGTGGAACTGGTCGGCACTTCAAAAATACATATTCCGGTATGGGGCACCTTTGTGACGACGCCGGAGATTTCCGACGAGAAGGCTGCGGTCCAGATACAGGTTGAGGTGCTCAATCCGGAAGGAGCGGTGTTGACGACTTCCATTTTTGACCCGAATGGAAACCAGGTTGCCGAAGGTGCAATAGAAGCATCAGCAGAAACATTCCAGACCTTGGAAGTTTTGAAGCCGCGGCGTTGGGATGTTGATGCGCCGAATCTGTACAAAGCGATCACGGCGATTTCCAGGGAGGGGAAAACGGTCGATGAATACACTACGGTTTTCGGCATTCGCACATTCCGCTTTGATGTGAACGAAGGTTTTTTTCTGAACGGGCGGAATCTGAAAATCAAGGGGGTCTGTCTTCATCATGATGCGGGATGTGTCGGTGCAGCCGTACCGAAGGATGTCTGGCGCAGGCGCTTTGAAATTCTGAAAAAGGGCGGATGTAACGCGGTCCGAATTGCTCACAATCCGGGTTCCGAAGAGTTTATTTCGCTGTGTGATGAAATGGGGCTGCTGGTTCAGGAGGAGTTTTTCGATGAATGGGATTATCCGAAAGACAAGCGGCTGAATCAGAATGAACGGCATGATGATTATATTACGCGCGGTTACACGGAACATTTTCAGGAGTGGGCGGAGCGGGATCTGAACGATGTGATCCGTGCGCACCGGAACCATCCTTCGATTATTCAGTGGAGTATCGGTAATGAGATTGAATGGACATATCCGCGTAATGCCGAAGCGACCGGTTTTTTCGGAATGAAGGCAACGGGCAATTATTTCTGGACCACGCCGCCGAATAGCCCGGAGGAGATTGATCATGAGCTGGCGACACTGCCGCGCGGAAAATATGACATCGGTGAAACGGCGCTGAAGCTCTCAAAATGGACGAAGGAAATGGATACCACGCGTCCGGTGATTGCCAACTGCATTCTGCCGTCGGCCAGCTACCGTTCCGGCTATGCGGATGCGCTGAATATCATCGGGTTCAGCTACCGCCGGGTAATGTATGATTATGGGCATGAAAATTATCCGGACCTTCCATTGATGGGCTGCGAAAATCTGGGGCAGTGGCATGAATGGAAAGCCGTTATGGAACGCCCGTTTGTGGCCGGGACGTTTCTGTGGATCGGGATTGATTATCTGGGAGAATGTGCCGGTCGCTGGCCGATGCGTTCCAAGCGGTCGGGACTGCTCAACAGCGCCGGTTTTGAAAAGGGATCGTATCACATGATGAAAACGCTGTGGTGCGATGAGCCGCATGTACACCTGACAACCCAGACGCTGGAAAAATCACCTTATATTTTTGATGCAGCGACCGGGTTTATCGGGGAAGAGGATTCCGAGGCCTGGAAAACCAAAACCTGGTTCTGGCACGACGTCAACACGCATTGGAACTATGCCGACGGTGAGATGATTGCGGTGGAGGTGTATTCCAACTGTGCGTCGGTGGAATTGTTTCTGAACGGGGAATCGCTCGGTGTTAAACACCTGAAGGATTTTGATGACCGTATCTATAAGTGGGCGGTGCCGTATACCGCCGGAACGCTGGAGGCCCGTGCGGCCGATGCATCGGATCGTTTGAAAACCGCCGGAGCACCTTCGGCGGTTATACTGGAGGTCGACGGCTGTCATGTAATTGCCCGGCTGGTGGATGCGCAGGGTATTCCGGTTAAAGCGGAGGAGTACGAAATCCGTTTCGAGGTCAATGGAGGCGGTCGCATTCTGGGAATTGATAACGGGTCCTGTTACAGCACGCAGCCCTTTCAGTCGGATCGTGTGGTTACGGATCAGGGGCGATGTCTGCTGGTGGTTGAAGGGACCGTGAGCGTCAGGGCTCTGGTGGATGAATTAAACCTTTCAGCCGGACCGGTTGAAGTCAATGCAGTGCAATAA